From a single Salmo salar chromosome ssa22, Ssal_v3.1, whole genome shotgun sequence genomic region:
- the LOC106583619 gene encoding receptor tyrosine-protein kinase erbB-3-like — translation MECAGGCTEPLDTDCFACRNFNNPGSCVPQCPQTLIYNKHTFKLEPNPSAKYQYSSICVAQCPSESTHSMLYPALPGAQLSQSVTS, via the exons ATGGAGTGTGCAGGAGGTTGCACCGAACCCCTGGACACCGACTGCTTT GCCTGCCGTAACTTCAACAACCCAGGCTCCTGTGTGCCCCAGTGTCCCCAGACCCTCATCTACAACAAGCACACCTTCAAACTGGAACCCAACCCCAGCGCCAAGTACCAGTACAGTTCCATCTGTGTGGCCCAGTGCCCCAGTGAGTCCACACACAGCATGCTCTACCCAGCTctacccggtgcacaactgagccagagtgtcacgtcctga